One genomic window of Oscillospiraceae bacterium includes the following:
- the rsgA gene encoding ribosome small subunit-dependent GTPase A, whose translation MMSERIYGRILKGIGGFYYVEAEQTVYECKARGLFRKNGAVPAAGDMVYFSLTGETTGNIEEICERKNSLIRPLVANVDMLIIVAAAKNPDPNLFLIDKLTVIARYKNMEPVIVFNKIDLVEKCPYTDIYTKAGFKCFEICADDGRGTEALREYMKGKLCVFTGVSGAGKSSILNKLLKEDTMETGALSKKLSRGKHTTRYTEIFYSAQDNFYIADTPGFSQLETTAYAKIYKEELAELFPEFEEYMYSCRFQDCSHTKEKECAVIDAVNSGEISKERHNSYVALYEEAKLLKKWEK comes from the coding sequence ATAATGTCTGAAAGAATATACGGAAGAATTTTAAAAGGCATAGGCGGTTTTTATTACGTCGAAGCTGAGCAAACTGTATATGAATGTAAAGCGCGGGGGCTGTTTCGCAAAAACGGAGCGGTCCCCGCTGCGGGCGATATGGTGTATTTTAGTCTGACGGGAGAAACTACGGGAAATATTGAGGAAATCTGCGAGCGTAAAAATTCACTTATAAGACCTCTTGTTGCCAATGTAGATATGCTTATAATAGTTGCAGCGGCTAAAAATCCCGACCCCAATCTTTTCCTTATTGATAAGCTTACTGTTATTGCAAGGTATAAAAATATGGAGCCTGTTATAGTTTTCAATAAAATTGATTTGGTGGAAAAATGTCCATATACCGATATTTATACAAAAGCAGGCTTTAAATGCTTTGAAATATGCGCTGATGACGGACGTGGAACTGAAGCTTTAAGAGAATATATGAAGGGTAAGCTTTGCGTATTTACGGGCGTTTCGGGCGCAGGAAAATCAAGCATATTAAATAAGCTTTTAAAAGAAGATACAATGGAAACGGGAGCCTTGAGCAAAAAGCTTTCAAGAGGAAAGCATACTACCCGCTATACTGAGATTTTTTACAGTGCGCAGGATAACTTTTATATTGCAGATACACCGGGCTTTTCTCAGCTTGAAACAACGGCATATGCTAAAATATATAAAGAGGAATTGGCAGAGCTTTTCCCCGAATTTGAGGAATATATGTACTCCTGCCGTTTTCAAGATTGCTCGCATACAAAGGAAAAGGAATGCGCTGTTATAGATGCTGTCAACAGCGGAGAAATTTCAAAAGAGCGTCATAATAGCTATGTTGCGCTGTATGAAGAGGCAAAGCTTTTGAAAAAGTGGGAGAAGTAG
- a CDS encoding thiamine diphosphokinase gives MKGVIFTAFGQYENIAKKLCDDAHFIVAADGGFLKAKQLNIVPDLLIGDMDSFDGEAEIKTKKVNPIKDDTDTLLCIKECISRGINEIVILGGLGGRLDHTLANMQSLKFMYEKGVKGVIADDSTEVSFIKNEKIELDNSYKYVSLFSVNEKASGITLEGFKYPLENAVLTNSFPLGVSNEVVAQRATVDVTDGELYIIIIKERQ, from the coding sequence ATGAAAGGCGTTATTTTCACAGCCTTCGGACAGTATGAGAATATTGCGAAAAAGCTTTGTGATGATGCTCATTTTATTGTGGCGGCAGACGGCGGCTTTTTAAAAGCAAAGCAATTGAATATAGTGCCTGATTTGCTTATAGGAGATATGGACTCCTTTGACGGAGAAGCAGAAATTAAAACAAAAAAGGTAAATCCCATAAAGGACGATACAGATACATTACTCTGCATTAAGGAATGTATATCAAGGGGAATAAATGAAATTGTTATTCTCGGAGGCTTGGGCGGCAGACTTGACCATACATTAGCTAATATGCAAAGCTTAAAATTTATGTATGAAAAGGGCGTAAAAGGTGTTATTGCCGATGACAGCACTGAGGTAAGCTTTATTAAAAATGAAAAAATTGAGCTTGACAACAGCTATAAATATGTTTCCCTTTTCAGCGTAAATGAAAAGGCTTCGGGAATAACTCTTGAAGGCTTTAAGTATCCTCTTGAAAATGCTGTATTGACAAATTCTTTCCCCTTAGGCGTAAGCAACGAGGTTGTAGCTCAAAGGGCAACGGTTGATGTAACAGACGGCGAGCTTTATATAATCATTATAAAAGAAAGGCAGTAA